Proteins from a genomic interval of Arachis ipaensis cultivar K30076 unplaced genomic scaffold, Araip1.1 Aipa1311, whole genome shotgun sequence:
- the LOC107624625 gene encoding ribonuclease 1-like, whose product MKMANSSIIPIKFLILVALANICVSQDFDFFYFVQQWPGSSCDTKQGCCFPQTGKPASNFTVHGLWPNFNNGSFPSNCKSVENSFDESKMSDIVPRAETSWAAFSCPSKKKTNSTNSDNMKLWKHEWDKHGTCSHSVLDQHAYFDFTLNLKDHIDLLQILLNNGIKPDGKNYSVEKIRQVIKEATGFEAGISCNTDASGNVQLNEIVLCVDKSAASRSFIECPILPDANCPDNVEFPIF is encoded by the exons ATGAAAATGGCAAACAGCTCCATtattcccatcaagtttttgataCTTGTAGCTCTTGCAAACATTTGTGTTTCACAGGATTTTGATTTTTTCTACTTTGTACAACAG TGGCCAGGTTCATCCTGTGACACAAAGCAAGGTTGCTGCTTTCCTCAGACAGGAAAACCAGCCTCCAATTTCACCGTTCATGGCCTTTGGCCTAATTTCAACAATGGATCATTTCCATCCAATTGCAAATCTGTAGAAAACTCCTTCGACGAATCCAAG ATGAGTGACATAGTTCCAAGAGCAGAAACAAGTTGGGCAGCATTCTCTTGTCCAAGCAAGAAGAAGACAAACAGCACAAACAGCGACAACATGAAGCTCTGGAAACATGAATGGGACAAACATGGCACTTGCTCCCACTCTGTTCTTGACCAACATGCATACTTTGACTTCACTTTGAACCTCAAGGACCACATTGACCTCCTTCAAATCCTTCTAAATAATG GAATCAAACCAGATGGAAAGAACTACAGCGTTGAAAAGataagacaagttataaaagaagCAACAGGGTTTGAAGCTGGCATAAGCTGCAACACAGATGCTTCTGGTAATGTCCAGCTTAATGAGATAGTTCTTTGTGTTGATAAATCAGCAGCCTCCAGAAGCTTCATTGAATGTCCAATACTACCAGATGCAAATTGTCCAGACAATGTTGAGTTCCCCATTTTCTAG